The genomic window GAATACACACGTAACTTTAATTTTATAGGTAAAGACAGCGCCACGGCATACATGAAAATTAGAGGGTTTACCAATGGAACCTATCGTAAATTTTATAAAGAGAGTTTTAAAAAGTTAGATTCTGCTAAAACTAAGAATTTAATTCTTGATTTACGTGATAATGGAGGCGGGCGCATAGAAGAGATAAACTATTTATATGGGTATTTATCCAAAACAAAATACACGTTTATGGCGCCTAGTAAGGTAAATAGTAGATTATCTTTTTTTCCTGCTTTTATGAATAATACAAGTGGTGTACCTCAAAAAATATTTGCTGGTATTATTTCTCCTTTCTTGGCTTTGGACAATCTGTTAAAAACAAAAAAGAAAGATGGAGAACTGTATTATAGATTTCCATATTCAAAAGAAAAAAGCCCTAAAAAAATAAATTATACAGGTAATTTATATGTGTTAATTAACGGGAATTCGTTCTCGGCATCTTCATTAATTTCAACGAATCTCCAAGCTACCAAAAGAGCGGTTTTTGTTGGAGAAGAAACTGGTGGTGCTTATAATGGTTGTGTTGCGGGCTTATATAAAATTTATCGATTGCCAGAATCGAAATTAAAAATAAGAATGGGTTTAATGCAAATTGAAGCACCTTTTAAACAAAACCCAGATGGTTATGGAATAAAACCTAATGTTGAGATTGCTCCAACTATTTCTAGTAGGCTTTCAGGTAAAGATCTAGAACTCGATTGGATTCTAGATAATATTTCCAAAAAATAAAAATATTTGGCAATGTATTTGCATAAAACAATTTGAAATTAATAATTTCGTTTTCAATACAAATACAACCTATTTAAATTAAGATTTTATATATGAAATTAATAAAATTATTGTCTTTACTATTTTTTCTTTCTTCAATTATGCTTTCTGCACAAAGCATCAATAAATTTGATAGCGCAGGGAAAAGAGATGGGGTTTGGAAGAAGAATTTTGAGAGTACAGATGTTATACGTTATCAAGGTACTTTTTTGCACGGTAAAGAAGTAGGAGAATTTAAGTTTTATAAAAATATAAACGGTAAAGCTGTTTTATCTGCAACAAAGGTATTCAACAAAGAAAATAATATTGCTAAAGTTACTTTTCTTGGTTCAAAAGGAAAAATTATAAGTGAAGGAGAAATGGATGGTAAAACCTTTATTGGTACATGGAAATACTATCAAAAGAGTAACGATAATCTTTTAATTTTAGAGAATTTCAATAATAACGGAGAATTAATAGGAGATCGTTTTGTTTATTATAAAAACGGTGAAATTGCTGAAAAACAAAGTTATCTTGCTGGTAAACTCAATGGTGAATCCTTTTGGTATTCTGAAAACAATGTGGTTTTAAAATCTTTTGTTTACGAAAATGATGAAATTCATGGACCTTCAAAAATCTATAACGGAAAAGGTGAGTTGCTTATCGAAGGACAGTACAAACGTGATAAAAAAGATGGTGTTTGGAAATACTACGAAAACGGGGCTTTAAAGGAAGAAAAAGATTTTACTTATGTACCAAAATACGTAAAGAAGTAATAATTTAATTCCGCTTTTATTAGTAATAATTCTTATATTTTTTGCTTATCGAGGTAATAGTTATTTACTATCACAATTCAATTTTAAAACCAATCGATTATACCTACCTTTGTGAACTAATTTTTTAGACGACAAACCATTAATCATAACATTTTATTTGTAGATTTTTACTTAATATTATTAAGTATATCTTCAAGTATATTTTATAATAAAAAACAATGAAACGAGTTGTAATTGGACTTTCAGGAGGGGTAGATTCTAGCGTTGCTGCTTATTTATTGCAGGAGCAAGGTTACGAAGTTATTGGGTTATTTATGAAGAATTGGCATGATGATACGGTTACAATATCTAACGAATGCCCGTGGTTAGACGATAGTAATGATGCCATGTTGGTTGCCGAAAAATTAGGAATCCCTTTTCAAACTGTAGATTTAAGCGAAGAATATAAAGAGCGTATTGTTGACTATATGTTTAATGAATACGAAAAAGGACGCACACCAAATCCAGATGTACTTTGTAATAGGGAAATAAAGTTTGATGTGTTTATGAAAATCGCTCTAGATTTAGGTGCAGATTTTGTAGCAACGGGTCATTATTGCCGAAAAGGAACGCTTCAAAAAGATGGTGAAGATATTTATCAATTATTGGCAGGTGTTGATGGTAATAAAGATCAGTCTTATTTTTTATGCCAATTATCACAAGAGCAACTTGCAAAATCATTGTTTCCTATTGGAGAATTAACGAAGCCTGAAGTTCGTAAAATTGCTATGGATTTGGATTTAGTTACTGCGGAGAAGAAAGACTCTCAGGGTCTTTGTTTTATAGGGAAAGTAAAATTACCCGATTTTCTTCAGCAACAGCTAAAACCAAAAGAAGGTGTTATTGTAGAAATACCTAGTGAGCAATCTGTATATACCGAAATAGAAGATACTTTTGCTTCCACGGAAGAAAAGCTTGCATATTTGTCTCGGAAAATTGATTATAAAGTCGATTTAGGAAAAATAGTAGGAAAGCATCAAGGTGCTCATTATTTTACAAAAGGCCAAAGAAAAGGTTTAGGTGTTGGAGGAACAATTGAGCCGTTATTTGTAATTGATACCGATGTAAACGAAAATGTTATTTATACAGGACAAGGAAAAACACATCCAGGTTTATATAAAAGTGCACTTTTTGTAACGAACGAGGAGTTACATTGGGTTCGACAAGACTTAGAATTAAAAGATGGTGAAACAATGGAAGTTCTTGCTAGAATACGCTATCGCCAAGCTTTAGAAAAAGCAACGCTGCATAAAGTAGATTCTGGTTTGTATGTAGAATTCGAGAATCCGCAATCTGCAATTACAGAAGGTCAGTTTGTTGCATGGTATTTAGAAGATGAGTTGCTTGGTTCCGGAGTTATTTCGTAACTTAGTAGGTCTAAATCTATTGTCTTGAAAAAACTATTTATTGTTTTAAGTATTATTTTTTTTTCGTGGAACCTATTTTCTCAAGAAGATGCTTGGGTTTATTTGGTAGATAAAGAAAACGAGTCTGTTTATCTTGCAGATCCTATTTTAATGCTTTCTCAAAAAGCTATTGATAGAAAAGAAAGGCACGGTGTTTCTATTGATAGTAGAGATATTCCTGTTAACGAAACCTATATTTCTGCTTTAAAAAGTGCTAATGGTATTACTATTTTGGCCAAGTCAAAATGGTTTAATACTGTTCATATTCGTGGAGAAAAAACGGATATAGAAAATTTATTCCTCAATCAAAATAGTCTACTAGATCCAGAAAAACGGTTTATAGATAAAATTGTTTTTGCCGATAGATCGGAAGCTGCTTTAGAGCGCAGTGCAAACAATAAAACTAAGACGAAGCTCGAAACGACTCTAACTACTTTTGATTATGGTAATTCGGCCAACCAAATTGAAATGTTTAATGGTGATGTTTTACATCAGGAAGGTTATACTGGAGAAGGAATGACAATTGCTATTATGGATGGTGGTTTTCCCAATGTAAATAACATGAGCGCTTTTCAAGACTTGAGAAATGCAGGGAAAATTATTGATGATTACGATTTTGTTAATCGCGATGATGATGTTTACACCAGCACCGTTACAGATCATGGCACATTGGTTCTAAGTACCATGGCCGGCTATTTTAATGGCGATGGGAAAAACTTTGTGGGTACAGCTCCAGATGCTTCTTATTATTTGTTTATTACTGAAGACGGAAGTGACGAAAACCCGGTAGAAGAAAGTTATTGGGTAGAAGCTGCGGAACGCGCAGATAGTTTGGGTGTGGATATTATAAACACATCTCTTGGTTACGACGATTTTGATCCTGGAACAAAATATGACTATTCAGATGCTGATATGGATGGTAATACAACTTTTATAACAAAAGGTGCTAACATTGCTTTCGATAAAGGTATGCTATTGGTTACATCTGCGGGAAATGCTTATGCTACAAGCATTGGTGCTCCTGCCGATTCTCCTAATACTTTAACTGTTGGTGCGGTAGATTCTAATGGTGATTTTGCTTTTTTTAGTTCTATTGGTACCTCATATCAGCCGTCTTTAAAACCAGATGTTGTAACACAAGGCTTAAATAGTTTTGTTATAGACGAAAATGATAATATTACAACAACTAGTGGTACATCATTCAGTTCTCCAATTATGGCTGGAGGTGTAGCTTGTTTATGGCAAGTGTTTCCTGACTTAAGCAATTTAGAAATTATTAATTTGGTTAGAGAATCTGGATCGCAATACAATAACCCCGATTATTATTTAGGCTATGGAATTCCAGATTTAGAAGTTGCATTCAATAATATCAATGCTTTATATCTAATAGGTTCTAATACTGAATTCGATTTAAAACTTTATCCAAATCCTGTTACAGATAAATTATATATTAGTTTACCAACGGAAGGTGTGTTTACTTTAAATTTATTTGATATTTTAGGTAAAATAGTAAATACGTTTCAAGTTTCTAATGAGTTTAATACAATAATTACCGCTAATTTAGCAAATGGTATTTATGTTGCGCGTATTCAAACGTCTACAGGTACGCATACATTTAGATTAATAAAGCAATAATGAAAAATAGAATAACCGAACTTTTTGGAATAGAATATCCTATAATTCAAGCAGGGATGATTTGGAATAGTGGATGGCGATTGGCTTCTGCAGCAAGTAATTCTGGTATTTTAGGTTTAATAGGAGCAGGATCGATGTATCCGGAAATACTACGTGATCACATTCAGAAATGTAAAAAAGCAACCAATAAACCTTTTGGTGTTAACGTTCCTATGTTGTACCCAAACATTGAGGAAATTATGAATATTATAGTTCAAGAAGGCGTGAAGATTGTTTTTACTTCAGCTGGAAACCCAAAAACTTGGACGTCTTGGTTACAAGAAAAAGGTATAACGGTTGTACACGTCGTAAGCTCTGTTAAGTTTGCTTTAAAAGCGGAAGCTGCTGGTGTTGATGCTATTGTTGCCGAAGGTTTTGAAGCTGGTGGGCATAATGGTAGAGATGAAACGACGACGTTAACATTAATCCCGATGGTGAAAGAGCAGGTGAAAATTGCGTTAATAGCTGCAGGTGGAATAGCCACAGGTAAAGCTATGCTGGCGACTATGATTTTAGGAGCCGATGCAGTACAAATAGGAAGCCGGTTTGTTGCAAGTACAGAAAGTTCGGCACATGAAAGTTTTAAACAAGTTGTTGTAGATAGTAAAGAAGGTGACACACAATTAACTTTAAAAGAATTGGCACCTGTACGGTTGATAAAAAACTCATTTTATAATCAAGTTCAAGAATTATATAAATCATCACCAAGTATTGATGCTTTAAAGTCCTTATTAGGACGAGGACGATCTAAAAAAGGAATGTTTGAAGGTGATTTAGAAGAAGGCGAACTAGAAATTGGTCAAATTGCGGGTTTAATTCATGATATAAAACCTGTAGATCAAATTGTTACCGAAATTATTGCTGAATTCGAGGAAGCAAAAGCTAGTATTTCTGCACTTTAAGAAGATACATTCCATTCAAATATAAGTTGAATATTTCCTTTTAAATTAGGAATACAAAATTGCTTAAGAGAAAGCATAAGATTACTTTTGCAAAATGCAATTAACCGACTACACTAAAGAATTTAAATATAATTGGCAGCTAGCAGCACCAGTTATGTTAGGTATGCTCGGTCATACTTTTGTTAGTTTTATAGATAATATTATGGTTGGGCAGTTAGGAACCGCTCAACTTGCCGCTGTTTCTCTTGGTAATAGTTTTATGTTTATTGCAATGTCTCTTGGTATTGGATTTTCTACTGCCATTACCCCATTAGTTGCAGAGGCGGATGCCGAAGAAAACTTCATAAAAGGTAAATCGTCTTTTAAGCATGGTTTATTTTTATGTACAGTTTTGGGGATTTTACTGTTTTTTTTAGTGTTTTTTGCAAAACCTTTGATGTATTTAATGAAACAACCTATTGAGGTTGTAGAATTGGCTATTCCATATTTGGATTTAGTTGCGTTTTCACTTATTCCTCTAATTATTTTTCAAGGATTTAAGCAGTTTAGCGATGGTTTATCGCTAACCAAATTCCCTATGTATGCCACAATTTTAGGTAATGTAGTTAATGTGGTTTTGAATTATTTATTAATTTTCGGAAAGTTTGGTTTTCCAGAAATGGGTATAGTTGGTGCGGCTTATGGAACTTTGGCATCTAGATTTATAATGGTTTGGTATCTCTGGTTTTTATTAAAAGGAAAAGAGAAATCTAAGCGTTTTGTTACTAATATTAAGTTTTTTGTACTTGATAAATTAATGCTTAAAAAAATTATAAACCTTGGTACGCCAAGTGCTATGCAGATGTTTTTTGAGGGCGCCATTTTTACCGCTGCTATTTGGCTTAGTGGGTTGTTAGGTAAAAATCCGCAAGCTGCAAATCAAATTGCTTTAAATCTAGCTTCTATGACATTTATGGTGGCTATGGGATTAAGTGTAGCTTGTATGGTTCGTGTTGGAAACCAAAAAGGCTTAAAGAACTTTGTTGATTTGCGCCGTATTGCATTTTCTATCTTTTTATTGGGAATTATTCTCGCCTTTGGTTTTGCGCTTATGTTTTTTGCGCTACACGATTATTTACCAAGGTTATATGTGGATTTAGATGATATTAAAAATTTTGTCGATAATACGGAAGTGGTTAGTATTGCTTCTAAATTAATGATTGGAGCAGCCATTTTTCAAATAAGTGATAGCATACAAGTGGTCTTTTTGGGTGCTTTACGAGGTTTGCAGGATGTTAAAATACCAATGTTTTTAGTGTTTATAGCTTATTGGGTTATTGGTTTTCCTATTAGTTGGTTTTTTGGAAAAGAAGATGCCTATGGAAGTTTCGGAATCTGGCTAGGCTTAATAGCAGGATTAACAACGGCTTCTATTTTATTGTTTATAAGGTTCAATTATTTATCAAAAAGGTTAATTTTGTCTAACAAGTAACAATTCAAAAATAAAATGACACTACCAAAATTTATATTAGGCGATAATACGGAATATCCGAATGCTATATTTGTAATTCATACGGAGTTTCCAAGATTCATTATTAATCTTGAAGATGACGATGTAGAATGGTTTGAGGATTTTGATGCTGATGATCAAGAAGAATTAGAAACTGAAACTGAAAATGCTATTAAAGAAGCGACTGCTTTTTATGATGCTGAAATTTCTAAATACGACGAGTAATTGCGTTAGGGATTGAGGCATTGTTGAAGCTCTTTTTGTGTTGTTGCACCTATGCAACACAAAAAAGCGACTGCCGAAAGCCCGACCCTTGTGGTAACGCCAAAATAAAATACAATGATAGATCAGCTTTTACATTACGATACGGAATTATTTGTTTTCTTAAACAATTTAGGCTCGGAACCTTGGGATGGTTTATGGTTAGCAATAACAGATAAGCTCACTTTTATTCCTTTATATGCAATTCTGTTATATTTACTTTATAAGAAATTTGGTTTAAAATCGATGTTAGTTTTTGTTGTTGTTATAGCATTAATGGTAACATTTACAGACCAAATAACAAATGTTTTTAAGCGTGGATTTCAAAGACCAAGACCTTGTGGAGCGGAAGATTTGATTGGTAGAGTACGGTTTATTGCTGTGCGCTGTGGTAAGTATGGTTTCTTTTCTGGGCATGCATCTAACACGATGGGAGCGGCTGTTTTTGCTGGTTTAATGCTAAAACCTTTCTATAAAAATTTAATTTTTATTATGCTGTTTTGGAGTGGAGTTGTGGCTTTTAGTAGAATTTATGTTGGTGTCCATTACCCTCTAGATATTTTGTGTGGCTTAACTTTTGGTGCTTTTTCTGGGTTTATATTCTATAAATTAGCTAAATACTTATTGAATAGGTTTATTAAACCTGAGTAAATAAACGGCTGTGCAAAAAGGTTGGTTTTTCTTAGTTTTCGATTAGTTTCATGAACCTATATTATTTTCTGGTATATTGAAAAATAGGCGTTTTAATTTGTTCTCTTTTAAAACTTGATTTCCAAATTTAACCAATCGATAAGATGTTTTTATAGTACAACCTACCGGAAACTTATTTAAGAGGAACAGAAACTTTTACAGTATCCCAAGCCATTGTTAAAAATAAATCGTCTGTAGAATTATCGAAAGCAATGGTGAATTGTTCAACAGGCTTTTTTAATTTATGCACGGGAACTTCAATGGTTAAGGCATCATAATTAGGATCCCACATAGGTTTCATTTCTGAATCTACACCCCAAGAATATTGCTTCGAGTTGAAAATAACGGTCCAAACAGAATCTTTTGGAACAGTCCATAAAGTATATTCTCCAGCTGGTAACGGCATGCCCGCAACTTCAAGAGCTTTATTAGTATCGAATGTGGTAGCCTCATTTGCACCAGTTCTCCAAACTTTATTAAAAGGTACCAATGCACCAAAGATTTCCCTGTTCTTTTTAGAAGGTCTATTATAAAAGACTCTTAATTTTAAATCATTTAATTCAAATTTAACGGTATCTTTTGGACTTAAGCGTTTTGCAAAGATATTTTCAACGAAAGTTGAATATAAAAATAAGCCTAAAGCTATAACTGATAATAAGATTAAAAGGCGTTTTAAAAAGGTATTCATTTATGGAGCAATTTATTAAGGGAATAAAGATACTTTAAAAAGTCAGGATTACTAAAAACCTAACGCACATTTCTTCAATTTTGGTATATTTTAAATAAAATTTAAGAGTTTTTGCAACACTTTAGTTTTTTTGTCGTCTTTAGAATGAACCAAAGCCAACATATTGATAAATTGGCTAAACCAAACCAAAAGCAAAATTAGTATGTTTCAAGTTGACATTATTGAAAAATGTAAACAAAACAACCGAAAAGCACAATTGCAGTTATACAACCAGTACTGCGACGGGATGTATATTGTTGCCAAACGGTTTTTAAAGGATGCTAACGATGCTGAAGATGTGGTACAGGAGGCTTTTATAAAAGCATTCTCTAGACTACACCAATATAAAGCGGAAGTGACTTTTGGAGCTTGGTTAAAACGTATTGTTGTTAATAAAAGTATCGATTTCTTAAAATCTAAAAAACAAGAGCTTGTAGAATTAGAAGAGGTGCACCTGAAAGTGATTGATACAACAAAAGATGACAAATGGTTAGTAGATGATGGCGTAACGCTAAAAGATATAAAGCAGGCTATTAATGAATTATCACAGAAATATCAATATGTGGTCATGTTATATTTAATTGAAGGGTACGACCATCAAGAAATATCGGAGATTTTAAACATAACACAAGTAGCCTCGAGAACACAATTATCGCGTGGAAAAGTAAAATTACAAGAACTGTTAATTCATAAAAATAATGGCACAAGATATTAGAGACTTATTTAAGAATGAAAAAGTTGAGCAAGAAAGTATGCCAGCAAAGCATGAAGCACGTTTTCTTGATAAGTTAGATGAAGCATTACCTCAGGAATCGAAAAAAACAGGTTTAGGATGGATGCAAATTGCGGCTAGTGCTGTTGTGTTTTTAGGTTTAAGTTTTGGTGCTTATACCTTTTTTGAAGGCGATACTGAAACAACCAAAACTATAGAAAATGTTGCAACTACAAAGTTAACTGAAACAAAAACTTTGGGTGATGTATCTCCGGGACTTAAAAAAGTAGAAGACTATTATTTAGCGAGTATTAATTTAGAATTGTCTAAAATGAAATACACGCCAGAAACCAAAGAATTATTCGATGGTTATTTGGCGCAGTTAGACGAGTTAGATAAGGAATACAAACGATTATCGTTAGATCTTACAGAGTCTGGGCCATCGGAATTAACAGTGAATGCATTAATTGATAATTTAAAATTCAGATTAAATTTAATGTATCGATTACGCACACAATTAAAAGAATTAAAATCATCTGATGCTTTATCAGAAAAAGAACAATCAATCTAAATCAATCAAAAAATGAATGGTATAATCATAAAAATTAAATTATTAATGCTGAGTTTTGTTTTAACGGCAAGTGCTTTTGGGCAACAAAAGTTAACAAAATTAGAGCAAAGTATTAAAGTGAATAAAGATGTGGTTATCGATTTAAACACAAGCCATTGTAATGTAGTTTTCGATACATGGAATAAAAATACTATTGAAATAGAAGCCTATGTTGAAGGTGAAAAAATATCGGGAGAAGCCCTTAAGAGCGTTTTAAAATCTTGGGATGTGGATATTGATGCGACTTATGATAAGGTTTCGATAAATACGAATAAAACAAATTCTAATGTCGTTTGGGTAGAAAAGAATGAGGATAACGATGGCGATCTATTAACAATAATTTTTGATGAATTGAAATACGAGTTGGCCGATTTACCACAAGCTATTATGAATGGATTGGCTGTAGGTGTTCCTGAAATGCCTGCTATGCCCGAAATGCCACAATTGCCAGAGCTACCGACGGACGCGCATGCTATGGAGTTTGATTATGAAGCTTATAAAAGGGATGGTGAGAAGTATTTAAAAAAGTATGAAGAGAAATTTGAATCCACTTACGGAAAAGATTTTGAAGCCAAAATGGAAGCTTGGGGTGAAAGATTTGGAGAGGAATGGGGTGAAAAGTTTGGAAAGCATATGGAAGTATGGGCAGAAGATTTTGAAAAACGATTTGATAGTGAAGAGTTTGAAGAAAAAATGGAAGCTTGGGGAGAACGTTTTGGAGCACAAATGGAAGCGCAAGCTGAGCGTATAGAGGCTCAAGCTAATCGCGTTGAAGCTCAAGGCAAACGTGTAGAGGCGAATAGAGAACGCCAGCAAGAACGTGCTATTTTATTAAAAAACCGACAGAAAGAGATTGAGAAATTAATGAAAGGGCATGGAGATTCTAATGTAAAGAAAACTATTAAGATAAAAATGCCAAACCATGCGAAGTTAAAAGTTAATATAAAATATGGTGAAGTAGAATTTGCTTCTAACATTAACGACTTAAAAGCCAATTTATCACATTCTAAATTTACAGCATATAGCATTAATGGAAGTTCTACTTCCATTAATGCTTCTTATTCACCAGTTAATGTAAGTATTTGGAATTTAGGTGAGCTTAATTTAAATTATGTAAAAGATGCTAAAATAAAAGAAGTGAAACAATTAGTTTTAAATGCCACATCATCTAATATCGATATCGATAAACTTACGGGTAGTGCTATAATTGACGGTAATATTGGTGATTTAAATATTTCTAAAATAGAAGATAGTTTTAATAATTTAAATATTATTCTTCAAAACAGTAATGCCTTTATAAAATTACCAAATGTAGATACTAACGTGCAATACAAAGGGAGTTATTCTAAGTTTACTCACCCCAATCAATCGGATAAAAATCAATCGTCTTCTTCTTTTTCTAAAAGTGGTTCTAGCGGAAAAAGTATTATTATAAATGCTAAATATAGTAATGTTGAAATGGAGTAGGTAATTAAATTTAACCTTAAATTTTCAGCATAAAAAAAGCGCCTTAAAAAAGACGCTTAAATTTTATTATTGATATCAAAATGTGTTAGAATTGGTAACGCACTCCTAAAGCGATATCAAAAATGGTATTATCAGTAAAATCATTATTCCCAAACTCAGGTCTAAAATCAAGAGAAATTAAAAGAGGGATATCAAAATTATATTCAATACCTATATCTCCAGCAACAAAAAATCCAAAATCATCCGTTCCGTCAAGTGATTTTTTTCCAGAAAAAGAAGATATTCCTGCACCAGCACCAGCATACCAATTAAATCCACCTTCAATATTCCAAACCCATTGGTATAAGCCTGTTAATTTTATAGCGCTATAATTATTGTCGTTTCTCCAGCCTAAATCAGCTTCAAGACGATTAAAATCGCTTAATGCACGTTGATATGATATTTCTGCGCCGTAAGAGTTACTTCCGCCTAAGCGTAACCCAATTGCGTTATCTGAAATGTCTTGTGCGTTAGAAATTAATGATACCCCTAAAATGGCAAATGATAATAAAAATAATTTTTTCATAGTTTAATAGTATTTGTTGTTTATATACGATCTTTTGCGTTGAAAAGATCTTTCTTAATATGCATTTGAAATGCACTGCAATAACGCAAAATATTTATTTATATTGAGTTAATTAAAGCGTTTGAAGTTGTTATTTATCTGTTTGTGTTAAAACAGATTTTTTCGAAATTATTTTAGTGATGGGTAGAATGACTAAAACTAAAAATTATTTAATTCGCTTTGCTTGTGTTGTAAAAGATAATCCTTGTTGACCTACTGTAGAATTCATAATACCTTCAAAAAGTGGTTCGGGAGAGTTCTTTGGAATTTTCCATTCGAAAATAAAATTTGAACCTGTTCCTCCAGAATTATCAATTTCATCAATAATAATTTCACAGGTTTCCATTGGTGCTAAAAAAATAGGATGATCAAAATAAGTTCGAACTAGCTTTCCATGAGTGTCGAAATATTTGGCATTCATTAGATAAATAGTATCAGCATCACTAGTGTTTCTCAAGCTAACCATAGAAGTTAAATTGTGTGTTTTGTGCTCCGACATACTATAAATTTGAGAATAAATAGATAGGTAAGATTTTCCATATTCCAAAGAATCCTTCAAACTTATGTTTGCTTTACGTTTTGTCCAGTTTTCTGTGCTTATTGAGCTTATTTGGGTTTCATTATTACAGCTTAAAAACAGAGAGATTGAAAAAAGGAAGAGTATGTATTTGGATGAATTAAGTTGAGATTTTATTGACATAAATTTGTGCTTTTAGGATAAGTTATTAAAATAAACCTTTTTTCCCATAAAGGAAATATAAAGCGAACTATTCTTAGTTGTTTTATATAACAAAGATAACAAGTAATG from Algibacter sp. L1A34 includes these protein-coding regions:
- a CDS encoding DUF3124 domain-containing protein, with the protein product MSIKSQLNSSKYILFLFSISLFLSCNNETQISSISTENWTKRKANISLKDSLEYGKSYLSIYSQIYSMSEHKTHNLTSMVSLRNTSDADTIYLMNAKYFDTHGKLVRTYFDHPIFLAPMETCEIIIDEIDNSGGTGSNFIFEWKIPKNSPEPLFEGIMNSTVGQQGLSFTTQAKRIK